One window of Triticum dicoccoides isolate Atlit2015 ecotype Zavitan chromosome 5A, WEW_v2.0, whole genome shotgun sequence genomic DNA carries:
- the LOC119303727 gene encoding UDP-glycosyltransferase 91D2-like: protein MDAGSASSSLRIVAVPWLAFGHLLPYLELSERLAERGHRVSYVSTPRNLARLPPLRPATAPRVDLVALPLPRVDGLPGGAESTNDVPDQQRELHWKAFDGLAAHFAEFMAAACADEATRPHWVIADCFHHWVAASAVEHKVPCAMLLPTAAVIAAAQPPSTEQSEARAETRPRYEQEDMAPMFDDQGASGMSLAQRWQLTKERSALGVIRSCVEWEPESFPLVPTLLDMPVVPLGLLPPSPDGGRRAGGANESSEHATVRWLDAQRPGSVVYVALGSEVPLPLEQVHELALGLELAGTRFLWALRKPSGAAVLDDGADMLPPGFQQRTRDQGLVTTGWVPQMSILAHAAVGGFLTHCGRNSLIEGLLFGHPLVMLPIFGDQGPNARQMEVKKVGLQVARDESDGSFDRHGVSSAVRAVMVDGEARRNFVAGAAKMQVVVANSERQERYIDEFVHHLRSHGAAIATDGKATTAATS from the exons ATGGACGCCGGATCGGCATCCTCGTCGCTGCGCATAGTGGCCGTCCCGTGGCTCGCGTTCGGCCACCTGCTCCCGTACCTGGAGCTCTCCGAGCGACTCGCCGAGCGCGGCCACCGCGTGTCCTACGTCTCCACGCCGCGCAACCTCGCGCGCCTCCCACCGCTGCGCCCCGCCACGGCCCCGCGCGTGGACCTCGTCGCGCTCCCGCTGCCCCGCGTCGACGGCCTACCCGGCGGCGCCGAGTCCACCAACGACGTCCCCGACCAGCAGCGGGAGCTCCACTGGAAGGCCTTCGACGGCCTCGCCGCGCACTTCGCGGAGTTCATGGCCGCCGCGTGCGCCGACGAGGCCACCAGGCCTCACTGGGTCATCGCCGACTGCTTCCACCACTgggtcgccgcctccgccgtcgaGCACAAG GTGCCATGCGCGATGCTTCTCCCGACTGCTGCTGTGATCGCTGCCGCACAGCCCCCGTCGACGGAGCAAAGTGAAGCGCGCGCCGAGACCCGCCCTCGTTACGAGCAGGAGGACATGGCTCCCATGTTCGACGACCAAGGCGCATCGGGTATGTCCCTCGCCCAGCGCTGGCAGTTGACCAAAGAGAGGTCCGCGCTCGGGGTCATCCGGAGCTGCGTCGAGTGGGAGCCCGAGTCCTTCCCGCTGGTGCCAACTCTCCTCGACATGCCGGTCGTGCCACTCGGCCTTCTGCCGCCGTCACCCGACGGAGGCCGTCGTGCCGGCGGCGCCAACGAATCATCAGAGCACGCCACCGTGCGCTGGCTGGACGCGCAGCGGCCCGGCTCGGTGGTGTACGTGGCGCTGGGGAGCGAAGTGCCGCTGCCCCTGGAGCAGGTGCACGAGCTGGCCCTTGGGCTGGAGCTCGCCGGGACGCGCTTCCTTTGGGCTCTCCGGAAGCCCAGTGGCGCCGCCGTCCTGGATGACGGCGCCGACATGCTTCCTCCCGGTTTCCAACAGCGCACTCGTGACCAGGGGCTGGTGACCACGGGCTGGGTTCCCCAGATGAGCATCCTGGCGCACGCCGCCGTGGGCGGGTTCTTGACGCATTGCGGCCGGAATTCGCTGATCGAGGGCCTCCTGTTCGGTCACCCTCTCGTCATGCTGCCCATCTTCGGCGACCAAGGCCCGAATGCACGCCAAATGGAGGTGAAGAAGGTGGGGTTGCAGGTGGCGAGGGACGAGAGCGATGGGTCGTTCGACCGCCATGGCGTCTCGAGCGCGGTCCGGGCTGTGATGGTTGACGGAGAGGCCAGGAGGAACTTCGTGGCAGGTGCAGCGAAGATGCAGGTAGTCGTAGCTAATTCGGAACGGCAGGAACGGTACATCGACGAGTTTGTTCATCACCTTAGATCTCACGGCGCCGCCATTGCAACTGATGGCAAAGCCACTACAGCCGCTACTTCGTGA